GGCGTTCACGATTTACTACATGTCGGTCAATATCGGTTCCACGTTTTCGCTGTTTCTTGTCCCCCTCGTGCAGCAGTCCTATGGCTGGGGGGCGGCTTTCATGTCCTGTGGCGCGGGGCTGGCGCTGGGTGTCGCGGGGTATTTCATCCGCCACCGGCGGCTGGGGACTGTCGGCACCATCCCCGATTTTCGGCCCGTCCCCTGGCGGCACGGGCTGATGGTGGCCGTGGGCGCGGCGGTGGTGGTCGCGCTGATGGCGCGCGTTTTTGCTTCCGCCTCCATACAGGGGGTGCTGGTCATCGCATCCGGCGTGGTGATCATGCTGGCATGGGCGGGCGTGTATGCGCGGGCCGCAGCGCATGAGCGGCCGGGGCTACGGATCATGTTCCTGCTGACGTTCGAGGTCGCGCTGTATTTCGTGTTCTACCAGCAGATGGTGACATCGCTGACCCTGTTTGCGCTGCGTAACGTGGGCAAGGAATTCACGCTGTTCGGCCTGCATCTCTTTTCCATGTCGGCCGGACAGTTCCAGGCGTTCAACCCGCTATGGATCATGCTGGGTACACCCCTGCTGATCATGATCTACAACTGGCTGGGGCGGCGCGATGCGGATATTGGCATCGCGGGGAAGTTCGTCATTGGCTTTGCCTGCGTTACCCTTTCGTTCCTTGTGTGGTGGCTTAGTGCGGTACTGGCTCCTTCCAGCCATGTCTCGCCATGGGTGATGTTGCTGGGGTACGGCCCGCTTTCGGTCGGGGAACTCATGATCAACAGCCTGGGGCTTGCGGCCATTGCGCGCTATGTGCCCGTGCGGATCAGCGCGTTCATGGCTGGGTGCTATTATGTGCTGATCGGGTTTGCCATGTATGTTGGCAGTATCGTCGCGAACATGGCGGCGGTGGACAATGCACAGGGACTGGACGCGGCCCGGACGCTCCTGATCTATGGCGCGCTGTTCCGGACGCTTGCCTTCATGGCGGGCGGGGCGACTGTTGTGTTCGCCCTCCTGCTGCCGGTGGTCCGGCGGTGGGAGCAGGCCAACGCCTGCGCCCGGAAGCAGGCATGACCATTCCGAAGCAGGGACGGGCATGGTTTTCATAAAGGTGTAACCCGCCCACCGCCTGCCTGTGCTAAGGGTGCGCGATGAGATGGATCTGGATGGCGGCGGCCCTCATGCTGGCCTGCGTCGCGGCTGGCACGGTAATGGCGGACCCGGACCCCGATGTGCTGTGGCATATCGTGCATGAACGCTGCGATGTGAAGCACCGGGCCCGGCCTGCCAGCGGACCGTGCGAG
This portion of the Komagataeibacter sp. FNDCF1 genome encodes:
- a CDS encoding peptide MFS transporter, with the protein product MDDHTGKAGLSPAGRSAAFHVVLAIEIWERFGFYGMQAILLLYMIQKLGMQDTQANMLWGSFAAMTYAAPVVGGWLGDRVLGSRRTMVAGGIVLAAGYLLLGMMSGTAHALFAGMAIIAVGNGLFKPNSCNMVNIIYRGQDRKLDVAFTIYYMSVNIGSTFSLFLVPLVQQSYGWGAAFMSCGAGLALGVAGYFIRHRRLGTVGTIPDFRPVPWRHGLMVAVGAAVVVALMARVFASASIQGVLVIASGVVIMLAWAGVYARAAAHERPGLRIMFLLTFEVALYFVFYQQMVTSLTLFALRNVGKEFTLFGLHLFSMSAGQFQAFNPLWIMLGTPLLIMIYNWLGRRDADIGIAGKFVIGFACVTLSFLVWWLSAVLAPSSHVSPWVMLLGYGPLSVGELMINSLGLAAIARYVPVRISAFMAGCYYVLIGFAMYVGSIVANMAAVDNAQGLDAARTLLIYGALFRTLAFMAGGATVVFALLLPVVRRWEQANACARKQA